A single genomic interval of Primulina huaijiensis isolate GDHJ02 chromosome 7, ASM1229523v2, whole genome shotgun sequence harbors:
- the LOC140980172 gene encoding uncharacterized protein, producing MAFLSLSLLSSTRTPTTPPIFCPSPPSTSSTAATVSTSASLFLDLTGFRRTNSPGLARGGRRSVVVGMAPEEEKMTRRSPLDFPIEWDRPKPGRRPDIFPQFSPMKTPLPPPMPADPPEEDEEEEEEKKEEEEEDPDKEETDQPEQ from the exons ATGGCGTTTCTGTCCCTCTCCCTCCTCTCATCAACTAGAACTCCGACCACTCCGCCGATTTTTTGTCcctcacctccttcaacttcaTCCACGGCAGCGACGGTGAGTACATCTGCTTCTCTGTTTCTTGATTTGACTGGTTTCCGGAGAACTAACTCTCCGGGATTAGCGCGCGGAGGCCGGAGGTCAGTGGTTGTGGGTATGGCTCCTGAAGAAGAGAAGATGACTCGCCGTTCCCCTCTTGATTTTCCAATT GAGTGGGATAGACCGAAACCAGGAAGGAGACCGGACATTTTTCCACAGTTCAGCCCAATGAAAACTCCATTACCTCCACCAATGCCAGCCGATCCACCGGAAGAAGATGAGGAAGAggaggaagaaaagaaagaggAAGAGGAGGAAGACCCTGATAAAGAGGAGACAGACCAGCCTGAACAATAG